Part of the Maridesulfovibrio sp. genome, GTGCTTTCAAGATACAGGGCACAGGTAAGCGAAGCCGAAGCGGGTCATTTCCGCGATGCAAATGACCTTAACCGTATCAGCCGTATTGCCAAGGCCGGAGCAGTCAGCATTCAGGAATTTGACCATGCAAAAGCTCAGGAAAAAATGGCCCGTGCTAACTTGAGATCCGCTAAATCAAATATCAATACGCAAAATGCCAAGATACTTGAAGCACAGGCAGGCATAGAAGCCGCAGCCGGTAAGCTCCAGCAGGCTTTCGCTCAAACAGATATGCGCAAGGCCAAACTTGAAGAAGCCGAAGCACAAGTAAGACAGGCCCAGTTGAATCTATCCTACACCCGCATTACTGCCCCCTGCTCCGGGTACGTCACCAAGAAAACAGTTGAATCCGGTAACTATATCATGGCCGGACAAAAATTGCTCAATATTGTCAGCCCCGAAGTTTGGATTATTGCAAATTTCAAAGAAACCCAAATAAAAAATATGCGCGAAGGACAGCATGTTGATATTGATGTTGATTCATTCCCCGGAATTGAGTTCAGCGGACATGTGGACTCAATCCAGCACGGAACAGGATCAAGATTTACATTGCTGCCTCCGGAGAATGCCGCCGGAAACTTTATTAAAGTAGTCCAGCGCGTTCCGGTAAAAATCGTTTTCGACGATCCTGCTTCAATTTATACACTCGCCCCCGGCATGTCGGTAATTCCCAGTGTTGATATATCTTCCAAGACAGGAGAACCGCAGCAGGTTGCTTCCTCCGAAGGACGGAAATAAAATTGTCCAGCTTCAAATCTCCGGAAGAAACATCCCCGGCTGAGCGCTGGACCATAGCTATCACCGTAATGCTTGGAGCTTTTATCGCGGTGATGGATACCAGCGTGGTCAATGTTTCCATGTCCCATATGATGGGCAGTTTCGGAGCCAGCGTTTCATCAATTACCTGGGTTGCAACCAGCTACAGCATCGCGGAAATCATCATGGTCACCATGGCCGGATGGTGGAGTTCCCTGCTGGGACGGCGGAATTTCTACCTGCTTTCAATGCTTCTCTTTACACTTGGTTCCATTTTCTGCGGCATTGCCACCAGTTTCGAAGAAATGATCATTTACCGCATTATTCAGGGGATCGGAGGAGGAGCACTTATTCCCATCTCGCAAGCCATATTGCGTGAAACTTTCCCCCTTGAGGAACAGGGAATGGCCATGTCCATTTACGGCATGGGGGTAGTACTGGCCCCGGCAATGGGACCTATTTTGGGTGGCATACTTACGGACCAGTGGGGCTGGCCATGGATTTTTTACATCAATATTCCCGTATGCATAGGAACACTTTTCTTGACGGCTAAATTTGTTCATGACCCGCCTTATCTGCGTAGAGGCATCCAATCCATCGACTGGCTCGGCATAGGGTTGCTTACCGTCTTTCTAACCGGAATGCAGATTGTGCTGGAACGGGGACAGGAAGAACAATGGTTTGAATCCGAATTCATAACCATAATGAGTATTGCCACAGTCCTTTCCTTTCTGGTCATGATCTTCTGGGAATTGCGCTGCAAAGATCCGGTGGTCAACCTGCGCATTCTTAAAGACAAGAACCTTACATTAGGTTCTCTCATGGGAATGATCTTCGGCATATCTCTTTTCGGGACAACATTTGTGCTGCCGCAGTTTACCCAGCAACTGCTTGGCTACCCTGCATTTGAATCCGGACTGGCTCTCGCTCCCAGAGCCATTACTTTGATGCTGTTCATGCCGGTTGCGGGGATACTTTACCAAAAGGTCGGCCCCAAAGCGCTCGTTTTTTCAGGCATAGTAATCATCCTGTACTCATACTATGACCTCATGCAGCTGAACACCCAAGCAGGAATGGACGATATGGTCTGGCCCCTGCTTATCATGGGCATAGGCATGCCTTTCATGTTCATCCCGCTCAGTGCTGTTTCCTTGTGCACAATGGAAAAAGCCCACATTACCGATGCTTCGAGCATATACACACTCGGCAGGCGTATCGGTGGAAACATAGGTTATGCTCTGGTAGCTGTTCTTCTGGACAGGAAGATTCAGATTCACACTTCATTCCTGATGGAAAACGTCAGTGACGGACGGCATGTATCTCAAGACTTCCTTACAGAAACAACACGGCTTATCCACGAACTCGGAGTAAACTCAGTCGCAGCATCACAATATACTCTCGGTTTGTTAAACCAGATTGTGGTCAAACAGGCGAAGATGCTCGCCTACAATGACATATCATTTATTTTCGGCTGCTTATTCTTATTACTGGTACCCCTTATTTTTATTATGCCCAGTAAATCGGCCATTCTGGCTTTGAATAAAAAAGGCAAATAAATCCGACAGAAGACAACAATATCACCCATTCCCCAAAAAAGTTATTGACGGACTACCATCCCGTGAATATCTTGTTGCTACGTTCTTTGAAGCGAAAAATATTTACTCATGTAGAGGATGCGAGGGAAATCGGCCCGTTGACCATCCGGCAACCTGCTTCCGCAGCAAGGTGCCAATGCCTTCCCGTTACGGGACCCATGAGAGGGATTAAGACACTAAAATTTCTTAAAGGCATTTCCGATTGGAGATGCCTTTTTTCGTTTCTGGATACTCGGCATTCAAATTTTGATCAGCCAGGGAATCCGGTGGGAGGATTTATGGATACTTGCGCTCCCACCTAAAAAAACAGATGCCGCTAAAATGCCCGGATGAGGAAAGTTTTGCTCGGCACAAATAGTGCTAGCAAAACATCAGGCGTCAAATGCTTCAGGGCATTCTTTTGGAAGCAGGACGCAAACATGGAGACAAACCAATGACCGACATCGTAAAAAAAGCCACCGGCAATTTCCACTCCGGAACAATCTGCTTCTTCTGCAGGGATAACGAAAGTGAGCCTTTCCCGGCTGATTATACCG contains:
- a CDS encoding HlyD family secretion protein, with the protein product MNKESHPKQEIQTKNKIPAKKLKITILSCIFVLILGVAVAFPFYEHAINHESTDDAFIEAHVVSISPRVPGHVSKVFVSDNQKVEEGQLLAEIDLRNYQVALEIAEARKDSATAAVKEAEALVVAAQKKLSQKQAELSSQTAVLSRYRAQVSEAEAGHFRDANDLNRISRIAKAGAVSIQEFDHAKAQEKMARANLRSAKSNINTQNAKILEAQAGIEAAAGKLQQAFAQTDMRKAKLEEAEAQVRQAQLNLSYTRITAPCSGYVTKKTVESGNYIMAGQKLLNIVSPEVWIIANFKETQIKNMREGQHVDIDVDSFPGIEFSGHVDSIQHGTGSRFTLLPPENAAGNFIKVVQRVPVKIVFDDPASIYTLAPGMSVIPSVDISSKTGEPQQVASSEGRK
- a CDS encoding DHA2 family efflux MFS transporter permease subunit, producing MSSFKSPEETSPAERWTIAITVMLGAFIAVMDTSVVNVSMSHMMGSFGASVSSITWVATSYSIAEIIMVTMAGWWSSLLGRRNFYLLSMLLFTLGSIFCGIATSFEEMIIYRIIQGIGGGALIPISQAILRETFPLEEQGMAMSIYGMGVVLAPAMGPILGGILTDQWGWPWIFYINIPVCIGTLFLTAKFVHDPPYLRRGIQSIDWLGIGLLTVFLTGMQIVLERGQEEQWFESEFITIMSIATVLSFLVMIFWELRCKDPVVNLRILKDKNLTLGSLMGMIFGISLFGTTFVLPQFTQQLLGYPAFESGLALAPRAITLMLFMPVAGILYQKVGPKALVFSGIVIILYSYYDLMQLNTQAGMDDMVWPLLIMGIGMPFMFIPLSAVSLCTMEKAHITDASSIYTLGRRIGGNIGYALVAVLLDRKIQIHTSFLMENVSDGRHVSQDFLTETTRLIHELGVNSVAASQYTLGLLNQIVVKQAKMLAYNDISFIFGCLFLLLVPLIFIMPSKSAILALNKKGK